A part of Daphnia pulex isolate KAP4 chromosome 6, ASM2113471v1 genomic DNA contains:
- the LOC124196477 gene encoding larval cuticle protein 65Ag1-like has protein sequence MQLFVVAALLAVAAAAPSSYEPAYKAPASYAAPSYKDNKYADITVTSQSDVRNLDGSGAWSYAQSDYTTRDESYAQKKFQGKTYDSYGKESYGEVQGHTNKGSSYWVSPEGQKFTLTWVADDAGFQPKGDHLPVAPVHVYELPVAPVHEYELPVAPALPYKRTGPGY, from the exons TTCGTCGTCGCCGCTCTCTTGGCCgttgccgccgccgctcctTCCAGCTACGAGCCGGCCTACAAAGCTCCCGCTAGCTACGCTGCTCCTAGCTACAAGGATAACAAGTACGCCGATATCACCGTCACCAGCCAATCCGATGTCCGCAACCTCGACGGAAGCGGAGCATGGAG CTACGCCCAGTCCGACTACACCACCCGTGACGAATCCTACGCCCAGAAGAAATTCCAAGGCAAAACCTACGACTCTTACGGCAAAGAATCTTACGGAGAAGTCCAGGGACACACCAACAAGGGATCCTCCTACTGGGTTTCTCCTGAAGGCcagaaattcactttgacctgGGTTGCTGATGATGCTGGATTCCAGCCCAAGGGCGACCACTTGCCCGTTGCTCCCGTCCACGTCTACGAGCTCCCAGTTGCCCCAGTCCATGAATACGAACTCCCCGTTgcccccgctctcccctacaaACGCACCGGACCCGgctattaa